The segment AGAAAATAATAAGAATAGGAACTCGCGATAGCCAATTAGCGCTTTGGCAAGCAAACAAAGTGCGTAAAGAATTAAAAGAGTTAGGCTATGAATCCGTATTAGTTCCTATGAAATCTACAGGAGATATTGTTTTAGACAAGCCTTTGTATGAAATGGGAGTTACAGGAATTTTTACGAAAATTTTAGATGTTGCTATGTTAAAGGGTGATATTGATATTGCTGTACATTCGTTAAAAGATGTGCCTACCGTTTTACCAGAAGGAATTATACAAGCTGCCGTGCTAAGACGTGATGATTATTCTGATGTTTTAATATTTAAAGGGACTGAAGAGTTTTTTGGAGAACAAAATGGAGTTATTGCTACTGGAAGTTTAAGAAGAAAAGCGATGTGGTTAAATAGGTATCCAACACATACAGTAGTAGGTTTAAGAGGAAATGTAAATACACGTTTAGATAAACTAGAAAACAGTGATTGGAATGGAGCCATTTTTGCTGCAGCTGGATTATATAGAATAGGAAAAAAACCAGAAGATGCAATTAGTCTTTCTTGGATGATTCCTGCACCAGGACAAGGTGCAATTATGGTAACATGTTTAGATAATGATGATTATTCTTTAGATGCATGTGAGCAATTAAATCATAAAGAAACAGAAATTTGTACCACTGTAGAACGTGAGTTTTTAAATTTATTAGAAGGTGGTTGTACTGCACCAATAGGAGCTTTGGCTTATATAGATGGAAAAACAGAAGAAGTTAATTTTAAAGGAGTTTTATTAAAAAAAGACGGTTCTAAAAAAATTACAGTTAATAAAAACGCCAAAGTAGGAAGTCATGAATTTTTAGCAAAAGATTGTGCAGATTACGTAATTAATAGAGGTGGTAAAGAGCTGATGTTAGAAGATGAAGAGGTTTCTGCTAATTTACAAACGGTCTATTCAACAAAAAAACTTTCAGAACTTCAAAAAGAAACATTATCAAATACAATTGGTATTGAAGACAGCGATTTTATTAAAATACGTTTTAATAGAATCCCTGCTAAAGTGATGAAAAATGAGATTGAAAATGTAATCATTACAAGTCAGAATGGAGTGGAATCACTTTTAAATTCTTTCACCAAAAATGAAATGAATTTCAAGAATATTTATTGTGTTGGTAGAAGAACAAAAAAACTGATTGAAAATAGAATTGGTAAAGTTACGCACGTTGCAAAGAATGCAAAAGTACTAGCAGAATATTTATCAAAAGAATTAGAGAGTAAACAAGTTACCTATTTCTGTAGTAATGTAAGATTAGATGTTTTACCAGCTTCTTTAAAGGCTCAGAATATTACTGTTAATGAAGTTGAAGCATATAAAACAATGTTAAGTCCTATTAAACTTGATGATTCAGTTTCTGGAGTTTTGTTTTATAGTCCATCAGGAATTGAAAGTTACTTAAAAGAAAATACAACAGATAAAGTTGCTTTTTGTATTGGAGAAACTACAGCAGTAGAAGCTAGAAAACATTTTAAAAATGTAGAAGTTGCAAATTTACCAAGTGTTGATAGTGTGTTAGAAATGGTAAATACTCATTTTACAAGCCCATCCTAACCTTCCCAAAGGGAAAAGGAATAGTTTGTGGAAGCAACAATAAAACAACGGAGCATGTTCCGCTGTGAAAATATAAAGAATATTAACCGCACAAATTGCATTGTGCTCCCCTTTGGGGAAACAGGGGTTTATTATGTTTAGAACAAGAAGACTTAGAAAATCAGAAGGAATTAGAAGATTAGTTAAAGAAACTAGACTTTCTGTAGATGATTTTGTATATCCTCTTTTTATTGAAGAAGGGGAAAATATAGAAACAGAAATTGTTTCTATGCCGGGAATCAAACGTTTTTCTTTGGATCGTATTTCTAAAGAATTAGATGAGGTTGTTGCATTAAATATACCTGCTGTTTTATTATTCGGAATTCCATCTCACAAAGATGATGAAGGAACAGAAACTTGGAATGAGAACGGAATTATGCAACAAGCAATTCGTTTTATAAAAAAGAACTATCCAAGTTTATATGTAATTACAGATGTTTGTTTTTGTGAATATACTTCTCATGGTCATTGCGGAATTATACATGATAATGATGTAGATAATGATGCAACTTTAGTAAATATTGCAAAACAAGTTATTTCGCATGCAAAAGCAGGAGTAGATATGGTTGCACCTTCAGGAATGATGGATGGAACGATAGATATGGTGCGTCAATCTTTAGATAATACCGGTTTTGTAAATTTGCCAATTATGGCATATTCTGTAAAATATGCATCGGCCTTTTATGGCCCTTTTAGAGATGCTGCAGATTCTGCCCCAACTTTTGGAGACAGAAGAACGTATCAAATGGATCCATCAAACAGAGATGAAGGAATGCGTGAAGCTACTTTTGATGATCAAGAAGGAGCCGATATTTTAATGGTAAAACCAGCACTGTCTTATTTGGATATCATTAGAGATTTAAAAAATAATTTTGATAGACCAATTGCATGTTATAATGTAAGTGGAGAGTACGCAATGGTAAAAGCTGCTGCAG is part of the Polaribacter sp. SA4-10 genome and harbors:
- the hemC gene encoding hydroxymethylbilane synthase; protein product: MQKIIRIGTRDSQLALWQANKVRKELKELGYESVLVPMKSTGDIVLDKPLYEMGVTGIFTKILDVAMLKGDIDIAVHSLKDVPTVLPEGIIQAAVLRRDDYSDVLIFKGTEEFFGEQNGVIATGSLRRKAMWLNRYPTHTVVGLRGNVNTRLDKLENSDWNGAIFAAAGLYRIGKKPEDAISLSWMIPAPGQGAIMVTCLDNDDYSLDACEQLNHKETEICTTVEREFLNLLEGGCTAPIGALAYIDGKTEEVNFKGVLLKKDGSKKITVNKNAKVGSHEFLAKDCADYVINRGGKELMLEDEEVSANLQTVYSTKKLSELQKETLSNTIGIEDSDFIKIRFNRIPAKVMKNEIENVIITSQNGVESLLNSFTKNEMNFKNIYCVGRRTKKLIENRIGKVTHVAKNAKVLAEYLSKELESKQVTYFCSNVRLDVLPASLKAQNITVNEVEAYKTMLSPIKLDDSVSGVLFYSPSGIESYLKENTTDKVAFCIGETTAVEARKHFKNVEVANLPSVDSVLEMVNTHFTSPS
- the hemB gene encoding porphobilinogen synthase, giving the protein MFRTRRLRKSEGIRRLVKETRLSVDDFVYPLFIEEGENIETEIVSMPGIKRFSLDRISKELDEVVALNIPAVLLFGIPSHKDDEGTETWNENGIMQQAIRFIKKNYPSLYVITDVCFCEYTSHGHCGIIHDNDVDNDATLVNIAKQVISHAKAGVDMVAPSGMMDGTIDMVRQSLDNTGFVNLPIMAYSVKYASAFYGPFRDAADSAPTFGDRRTYQMDPSNRDEGMREATFDDQEGADILMVKPALSYLDIIRDLKNNFDRPIACYNVSGEYAMVKAAAEKGWIDGEKVMMESLLSMKRAGADIIITYFAKEAARILLKR